One Natrinema halophilum genomic window carries:
- a CDS encoding aspartate aminotransferase family protein has translation MPEQQSDANRRSNSAIVSSYDERVMPVWKSLDVPVKRASGCTLEDFDGNEYLDIFSGISVTNVGHRNEAVVDAAKEQLDEFVHGCSYLHPNEPVADLAERVAEVTPGDLQKSFFCNSGTEAVEGAIKLARKYTGSKEVVALEMGFHGRTLGSLALTGNKSYKQGVAPTLNDVAHTAPPYGYRCPRCDGTHCDPSCADELERIIGSHTSGDVAAVVVEPVMGEAGIIVPPDGWLNRVQEIAHDHGALLILDEVQTGYGRTGEFFASSHFDVEPDILTQAKGIANGLPLGAFTASAEIADAFESGDHLSTFGGNPVACAAALATIDELRGGIVDNAREQGEWLGSELEALEDEYDVVGQARGLGLMWGVELVEPGTTGPHSDAPRPDSDLAAAVSDHLREESNVVMGVGGYYKNVMRIQPPLTISRSQLERATSELRTALDQLT, from the coding sequence ATGCCTGAACAACAATCGGACGCCAACCGAAGATCTAACTCGGCCATCGTCTCGTCGTACGACGAACGTGTCATGCCAGTCTGGAAGTCACTCGATGTGCCGGTCAAGCGTGCGTCGGGATGTACGCTCGAGGACTTCGACGGAAACGAGTACCTCGACATCTTCTCCGGTATCTCGGTGACGAACGTCGGCCATAGGAACGAAGCTGTCGTCGATGCTGCGAAGGAACAGCTCGACGAATTCGTTCACGGGTGTTCGTACCTCCACCCGAACGAGCCCGTCGCGGATCTCGCCGAACGGGTCGCAGAAGTCACACCGGGTGACTTACAGAAGAGTTTCTTCTGTAACTCCGGGACGGAGGCAGTCGAGGGTGCGATTAAACTCGCCCGAAAATATACGGGATCGAAGGAGGTCGTCGCGCTCGAAATGGGGTTTCACGGCCGGACCCTCGGAAGCCTCGCGCTGACGGGAAACAAATCGTACAAGCAGGGCGTGGCACCGACTCTCAACGACGTTGCACACACTGCTCCGCCGTACGGCTACCGATGTCCGCGATGCGACGGCACCCACTGTGACCCCAGTTGTGCCGACGAGTTAGAGCGAATCATCGGGTCTCACACCAGTGGCGATGTCGCGGCGGTCGTCGTCGAACCCGTCATGGGAGAGGCAGGCATCATCGTCCCACCGGACGGCTGGCTGAATCGCGTTCAAGAGATCGCTCACGACCACGGGGCGTTGCTCATCCTCGACGAAGTCCAGACCGGGTACGGACGAACGGGCGAGTTCTTCGCGAGCAGTCATTTTGACGTCGAACCGGATATCCTAACGCAGGCAAAGGGGATCGCGAACGGGCTCCCACTCGGGGCGTTCACTGCCTCCGCGGAAATCGCGGACGCGTTCGAATCCGGCGACCACCTCTCGACATTCGGCGGGAACCCGGTCGCCTGCGCGGCTGCACTGGCGACTATCGACGAACTTCGCGGAGGGATAGTCGACAATGCTCGCGAACAAGGCGAGTGGCTCGGGTCCGAACTCGAGGCGCTGGAAGACGAATACGACGTCGTCGGGCAAGCACGCGGACTCGGATTGATGTGGGGAGTCGAACTCGTAGAACCTGGAACGACCGGTCCACACAGCGACGCTCCGCGACCGGATAGCGATCTCGCGGCGGCCGTAAGCGATCACCTTCGCGAGGAGTCGAACGTCGTAATGGGCGTTGGCGGGTACTACAAAAACGTCATGCGAATCCAGCCCCCGCTTACGATTTCCCGTAGTCAACTCGAACGCGCCACCTCGGAACTACGAACTGCACTCGATCAACTGACGTAG